The following are encoded in a window of Methanobrevibacter ruminantium M1 genomic DNA:
- the ppsA gene encoding phosphoenolpyruvate synthase produces the protein MYVIKFEDLGKDDIGIAGGKGANLGELTQAGIPVPPGFVVTSETYKKFMMDTGIFNSVMDILDQTDINNTKELQEAAEEIKRIVIETPIPEDISTYIIEAYNQLSQKVGVDEADVAIRSSATAEDLPEASFAGQQDTFLHVQGIDNVIEYVRKCWASLFEARAIFYREENNFEHSQVYIAVVVQQMVDSEKAGVMFTVNPSTGENIALIEGSWGLGESVVSGTVTPDNYVVSKENNELLNITVSDKKTMFTNDENGTSIQVDVPEDKRNERVLSDEELEKLVEMAKRVEGHYGKPQDTEWAFHGGNLFLLQSRPITTLGDAEEKASEEDVDLEVLIKGLGASPGLASGTVKVILSLDELDKVQEGDVMVTTMTTPDMVPAMKRANGIVTDEGGVTCHAAIISRELGIPCVVGTGDATTTLKENDKVTADGKKGLVYKGIIKGEEPAEAAAVQVSATPLITVTEVKANVSMAEAAPKAAATGADGVGLLRTEHMMLSTGVHPRKFILDGEEDKLVDVIAEGVLKVADEFYPKPVWYRTLDAPTDEFITLEGGEDEPREHNPMLGWRGIRRELDEPEILKAEFKAIKKLHDKGYTNIGIMIPLSQHPSELRRAKEICREVGLEPQVDVEFGMMVEIPAAAILIDEYIAEGIDFVSLGTNDLTQYTLAVDRNNEFVAKHYREEHPAVMALIERTIKHCAAAGVTCSICGQAGSVPHIVEKLVKFGITSVSSNTDAVEEVRKTVARAEKKIMLDAARKQL, from the coding sequence ATGTATGTTATAAAGTTTGAAGACTTAGGTAAAGATGACATCGGTATTGCTGGTGGAAAAGGTGCTAATTTAGGAGAATTGACTCAAGCAGGCATTCCTGTTCCTCCAGGATTTGTAGTAACATCCGAAACTTATAAGAAGTTCATGATGGATACAGGAATTTTCAATAGTGTTATGGATATATTGGACCAAACTGATATCAACAACACTAAAGAGCTCCAAGAGGCTGCTGAAGAAATCAAGAGAATCGTTATCGAAACTCCAATTCCAGAAGACATTTCCACTTACATCATTGAAGCTTACAATCAATTATCCCAAAAGGTCGGCGTAGATGAAGCTGATGTGGCTATTCGTTCTTCCGCTACTGCTGAAGACTTGCCTGAAGCTTCCTTTGCAGGTCAGCAAGACACTTTCTTGCACGTTCAAGGAATTGACAATGTAATCGAATATGTAAGAAAATGTTGGGCTTCCCTTTTTGAAGCAAGAGCTATCTTCTACAGGGAAGAGAACAACTTTGAACACTCTCAAGTTTACATTGCAGTTGTAGTTCAACAAATGGTCGATTCTGAAAAGGCAGGAGTAATGTTTACCGTAAACCCATCCACTGGTGAAAACATTGCCTTAATCGAAGGATCTTGGGGACTTGGTGAATCTGTTGTCAGTGGAACTGTAACTCCTGATAACTATGTTGTCTCAAAGGAAAACAATGAATTGTTGAATATCACTGTCAGTGATAAGAAAACCATGTTTACCAATGACGAAAATGGAACCTCCATTCAAGTGGACGTCCCTGAAGATAAGAGAAATGAAAGGGTCTTATCTGATGAGGAATTAGAAAAATTAGTTGAAATGGCTAAAAGGGTTGAAGGTCATTACGGCAAACCTCAAGACACCGAATGGGCTTTCCATGGCGGAAACCTATTCCTATTGCAATCAAGACCAATTACCACTCTTGGAGACGCTGAAGAAAAAGCTTCTGAAGAGGATGTTGACTTAGAAGTATTGATTAAAGGTCTCGGTGCAAGTCCAGGACTTGCTTCCGGTACTGTAAAGGTTATCTTAAGCCTTGATGAGCTTGACAAGGTTCAAGAAGGTGATGTGATGGTCACTACCATGACCACTCCAGACATGGTACCTGCTATGAAAAGGGCAAACGGTATCGTAACCGATGAAGGTGGAGTAACCTGTCACGCAGCTATCATCTCAAGGGAACTTGGAATTCCTTGTGTTGTAGGTACTGGAGATGCTACCACCACATTAAAGGAAAACGACAAGGTAACTGCTGACGGTAAGAAAGGTTTAGTCTACAAAGGAATCATCAAAGGAGAAGAACCTGCTGAAGCAGCTGCAGTACAAGTTTCTGCAACTCCTTTAATCACTGTAACCGAAGTAAAGGCTAATGTAAGTATGGCTGAAGCAGCTCCTAAGGCAGCAGCAACTGGTGCTGATGGTGTAGGATTACTTAGAACCGAGCACATGATGTTATCCACTGGCGTTCACCCAAGAAAATTCATCTTAGATGGCGAAGAAGACAAATTAGTGGATGTTATCGCTGAAGGCGTATTGAAAGTTGCAGATGAATTCTATCCAAAACCAGTATGGTACAGAACTCTTGACGCTCCTACCGATGAGTTTATCACCCTTGAAGGTGGAGAGGATGAGCCAAGGGAACACAACCCAATGCTCGGTTGGAGAGGTATCAGAAGAGAATTGGATGAGCCTGAAATCCTAAAGGCTGAATTCAAGGCTATCAAAAAGCTTCACGATAAAGGTTACACAAACATTGGAATCATGATTCCATTGTCACAACACCCATCTGAGCTTAGAAGAGCAAAGGAAATCTGCAGAGAAGTTGGCTTGGAACCTCAAGTGGATGTTGAATTCGGTATGATGGTTGAAATTCCAGCGGCAGCTATTCTCATTGATGAATACATTGCAGAAGGAATTGACTTTGTAAGCCTTGGAACCAATGACTTGACCCAATACACTCTTGCAGTGGACCGTAACAATGAATTTGTTGCAAAACACTACAGAGAAGAGCACCCAGCAGTAATGGCATTGATTGAAAGAACAATCAAGCACTGTGCGGCAGCAGGTGTAACATGCAGTATCTGCGGTCAAGCAGGAAGTGTGCCTCATATTGTTGAAAAGCTTGTTAAGTTTGGAATTACAAGTGTTTCATCTAATACTGATGCTGTTGAAGAGGTTAGAAAGACTGTTGCAAGAGCTGAAAAGAAAATCATGCTCGATGCAGCTAGAAAACAATTATAA
- the rplJ gene encoding 50S ribosomal protein L16 has translation MVRAYSRREYIRKIPNNRIVQYDMGNLSEDFPVRLSLAVKKPAQIRHNALEAARIASNRYMQRSAGRLGYHLKLRVYPHNIVRENPMATGAGADRVQSGMRNAFGKAISVEALVKTNQKVMSIDVNPKNFEDAKVALKRAGMKLPVSCKIVVEKGAELIK, from the coding sequence ATGGTTCGTGCTTATTCAAGAAGAGAATATATTAGAAAAATACCAAATAACAGAATTGTTCAATATGATATGGGTAATTTATCTGAAGATTTCCCTGTAAGATTATCTTTAGCTGTTAAAAAACCAGCTCAAATTAGACACAATGCTTTAGAAGCAGCTCGTATTGCTTCCAACAGATACATGCAAAGATCTGCTGGTAGATTAGGATACCACTTAAAGTTAAGAGTATATCCTCACAATATCGTAAGGGAAAACCCTATGGCTACCGGAGCAGGAGCGGACAGGGTTCAAAGTGGTATGAGAAATGCATTCGGTAAGGCTATCAGTGTAGAAGCTCTTGTAAAGACCAATCAAAAGGTTATGTCTATTGACGTAAACCCTAAAAACTTCGAAGATGCTAAAGTTGCTTTAAAAAGAGCTGGAATGAAATTACCTGTTTCCTGTAAAATTGTTGTAGAAAAAGGTGCTGAATTAATTAAATAA
- a CDS encoding KEOPS complex subunit Pcc1, producing MKIKSNIRLKYNNSKNAEIVYKSLEVDNEGFLESELNSDEIEYNIKSDKLGSFLNTADDLIASEILIEDPFKKQPKKD from the coding sequence ATGAAAATAAAATCAAATATAAGACTTAAATATAATAATTCAAAAAATGCTGAAATTGTATATAAATCTTTAGAAGTGGATAATGAGGGATTTTTAGAATCTGAATTAAATTCAGATGAAATAGAATACAATATCAAAAGCGACAAGCTTGGAAGTTTTTTAAATACTGCAGATGATTTAATAGCTTCTGAGATATTAATAGAGGATCCTTTTAAAAAACAACCTAAAAAAGATTAG
- a CDS encoding peptidylprolyl isomerase: protein MAIQDGDFVRVDFTGSIKETDEIFDTTSEDIAEEAGILVENKKYGPIPIIVGGNHLLPAIEEAIIGSEAGESVHVSVTPENGFGQRNPNLIQLIPMKEFKKQGMTPVRGMKISTENGNGKIISVNGGRVKVDFNHDLAGKNLEYDVTVVELIEDDEEKIKSMIELHYSYPNMDYDNIEIKFDGSTVSIKLDEITRFDQQSYMDVTFARFRISKDIWDNMDYEKVQFVDEFEKIVEEAPDEEVEAEVETEVEADAEE, encoded by the coding sequence ATGGCAATCCAAGATGGTGACTTTGTAAGAGTAGACTTTACTGGTAGTATTAAAGAAACTGATGAAATTTTTGATACCACTTCTGAAGACATTGCTGAAGAAGCTGGTATTTTAGTAGAAAATAAAAAATATGGTCCAATTCCAATCATTGTAGGTGGAAATCATTTATTACCTGCAATTGAAGAGGCAATTATCGGATCTGAAGCTGGTGAATCTGTTCATGTATCAGTCACTCCTGAAAACGGTTTCGGTCAAAGAAACCCTAATTTAATTCAATTAATTCCTATGAAAGAGTTTAAAAAACAAGGCATGACTCCTGTAAGAGGCATGAAAATCAGCACTGAAAACGGTAACGGTAAAATCATTTCTGTAAATGGCGGAAGAGTAAAAGTTGATTTCAACCATGATTTAGCTGGTAAAAACTTAGAATATGATGTAACTGTTGTAGAACTCATTGAAGATGATGAAGAAAAAATTAAAAGCATGATTGAGTTACATTACTCCTATCCTAATATGGATTATGATAATATTGAAATTAAATTCGATGGAAGCACCGTTTCTATTAAATTAGATGAGATCACTAGATTCGATCAACAATCCTATATGGATGTAACTTTTGCTAGATTCAGAATTTCTAAAGACATTTGGGACAATATGGATTACGAAAAAGTTCAATTCGTAGACGAATTTGAAAAAATCGTAGAAGAAGCTCCTGATGAAGAAGTAGAAGCAGAAGTAGAAACTGAAGTAGAAGCAGATGCAGAAGAATAA
- a CDS encoding nucleotidyltransferase family protein, translated as MPSIDFIRNILKEDKKTFCNDYKKAQKSLSDDDGYSNGSSQSKQSYEKTNEESTSNPLIADFTEYSPLHNGHFHCMKTAKSKIPNGLFVAIVPGLFERSGRGLPYIMHRNVRAEIAIEVGADIVVEGPPMGIMGSGQYSLCLCKMFQALNTDFIPRGYRPFDGYDEILKRISMGHGVAPKPYKIVDMDTKETILEGKLEEDNYVIVSFSKSLKRIGFDFKDKFIFVPRIEGVSGTLIRKACSENKLEDVESMLPPETLRILKRELDNDNAPLHDQRDYEVILNSANNLSYDELIKLNFFSEKLANEFIEKRENKEFESISEIEDAIFYGFSSHYKNRVLSILETQMRGDVISNYINTYPFNVRVLNYKNETVLTQFEEKVLNDHPFVNSIELTNE; from the coding sequence ATGCCTTCAATTGATTTTATAAGAAATATTCTTAAAGAAGATAAGAAAACATTTTGCAATGATTATAAAAAAGCTCAAAAGTCTTTATCTGATGATGATGGATATTCTAATGGCTCTTCACAGTCAAAACAGTCTTATGAAAAAACTAATGAAGAATCTACATCCAATCCTTTAATTGCAGACTTTACTGAGTATTCTCCCCTTCATAATGGTCATTTTCATTGCATGAAAACAGCAAAGTCTAAAATTCCAAACGGTCTTTTTGTTGCTATTGTTCCAGGTCTTTTTGAGCGAAGCGGTCGGGGATTGCCTTATATCATGCATAGAAATGTCCGGGCAGAAATAGCTATTGAAGTTGGGGCAGATATTGTTGTTGAAGGACCTCCAATGGGAATAATGGGATCCGGCCAATATTCATTATGCTTATGCAAGATGTTTCAAGCTTTAAACACAGATTTCATTCCACGAGGCTATAGGCCTTTTGATGGCTATGATGAAATCTTAAAAAGAATTTCTATGGGACATGGTGTAGCTCCAAAACCTTATAAAATCGTTGATATGGATACAAAAGAAACTATTCTTGAAGGAAAGCTTGAGGAAGACAATTATGTTATCGTTTCCTTTTCCAAATCTTTAAAAAGAATAGGCTTTGATTTTAAGGATAAATTTATTTTTGTCCCTCGTATTGAAGGTGTTAGCGGAACTTTAATTCGAAAAGCCTGCTCCGAAAACAAATTGGAAGATGTAGAGTCAATGCTTCCTCCGGAAACATTAAGAATTTTAAAAAGAGAATTGGATAATGATAATGCTCCTTTACATGATCAGCGAGATTATGAAGTGATTTTAAACTCAGCAAACAACTTGTCCTATGATGAGCTAATTAAATTAAACTTCTTCAGTGAAAAATTGGCTAATGAATTTATTGAAAAACGGGAAAATAAGGAGTTTGAATCTATCTCTGAAATAGAGGATGCTATTTTTTATGGATTTAGCAGCCATTATAAAAATAGGGTTTTAAGCATTTTGGAAACTCAAATGAGAGGGGATGTCATCTCTAATTATATTAATACCTATCCATTTAATGTTAGGGTTTTAAATTATAAGAATGAGACAGTTTTAACCCAATTTGAGGAAAAGGTTTTAAATGATCATCCTTTTGTAAATTCAATTGAATTGACTAATGAATAA
- a CDS encoding dihydroorotase: MFDLVLKNLKLVGESGEFYIAIQDGKIAKMSKTPISADNEMDIKGQYVLPGLIDPHVHFRDPGLTYKEDFKTGSMAAANGGFTFVMDMPNTLPKTNTYKAFKDKLEMANSKSVVNFGLHSGHSSFEEMERILELNPMSFKVFMDLESDERLREIFKNISNLDGNPILTVHAEKQSIVRENTERLSEDLELKDKPISYSYARSAESEIESISQTISLSKEFGNNLHICHLSTKKGMELAKENNISYEFTPHHLLFDNSYFDKFGTIVKTNPPLRESKDKVNVSDIDSDSMIGTDHAPHSLEEKNKGVWDSSPGIPSLETVLSLLLTEVNKSNLDFNLIPKIFAENPAKRFNLKNKGFIKENYDADFVVVDLNKEGTFNIDEFYTKAEYSPFDGMDYQGAATMTIIGGEVIMEDNELFI, encoded by the coding sequence ATGTTTGATTTGGTCTTAAAAAACTTAAAGCTTGTAGGAGAGTCTGGAGAATTTTATATTGCTATTCAGGATGGAAAGATAGCAAAGATGTCTAAAACTCCAATTTCAGCAGATAACGAGATGGATATTAAAGGACAATATGTCTTGCCAGGACTTATAGACCCTCATGTTCACTTTAGAGACCCTGGACTCACCTATAAAGAAGATTTTAAAACAGGTTCTATGGCAGCAGCCAATGGAGGATTTACCTTTGTTATGGATATGCCTAATACTCTTCCTAAAACAAACACATACAAGGCATTTAAGGATAAGTTAGAAATGGCCAATTCAAAGTCAGTTGTTAATTTCGGCCTTCATTCAGGTCATTCCTCATTTGAAGAGATGGAAAGAATACTGGAATTGAATCCAATGTCCTTTAAGGTTTTTATGGATCTTGAAAGTGATGAACGTCTTAGGGAGATATTTAAAAACATTTCTAATCTTGATGGAAATCCTATTTTAACTGTTCATGCTGAAAAGCAATCCATTGTTCGAGAAAATACAGAAAGATTATCTGAGGACTTAGAACTTAAGGATAAGCCAATCAGCTATAGCTATGCCCGTTCTGCCGAATCTGAGATAGAATCAATCTCTCAAACGATTTCCCTTTCAAAAGAATTTGGAAATAATTTGCATATATGTCATTTAAGCACAAAAAAGGGAATGGAACTTGCAAAGGAGAACAACATTAGCTATGAATTCACTCCTCATCATCTATTGTTTGACAATAGTTATTTTGATAAGTTTGGCACAATCGTTAAGACCAATCCTCCTTTAAGGGAATCTAAGGATAAGGTTAATGTTTCAGATATTGATTCAGATTCAATGATTGGTACAGATCATGCACCTCACAGCTTGGAGGAGAAAAATAAAGGTGTGTGGGATTCCAGTCCGGGAATTCCTTCTTTAGAAACAGTTCTATCATTATTATTGACTGAAGTGAATAAATCCAATCTGGATTTCAATTTAATTCCTAAAATATTTGCTGAAAATCCAGCTAAAAGATTCAATCTAAAAAATAAAGGATTTATTAAGGAAAATTATGATGCAGACTTTGTTGTTGTAGATTTAAATAAAGAAGGAACTTTCAATATTGATGAGTTTTATACAAAAGCAGAATATTCTCCATTTGATGGAATGGACTATCAAGGGGCTGCTACAATGACTATTATTGGTGGAGAGGTAATTATGGAGGATAATGAATTATTTATTTAA
- a CDS encoding 4Fe-4S binding protein: MIVFNEDSCIKCGACEGVCPTAAIEVGDHIVYCDTCSEEPKCAEVCTKGALQVDDIAIDEEGNTQVRLIFNKTKCDECGDCVDACPSKTLKLDPEDSQLLKGFCVMCQKCVDICPVDVIGVPGIKEPASRVIEPEGAVYIDDCKGCGVCVAECPVDAITLSAYGEPIEVDEDKCIQCGVCSQSCPWNAIFIAGNAKPAKRSKVMKSFTLDADACIGCNSCVDACPGDFISPKSDLTVALPEACAACGLCVNVCPVDAIDLDVEYGASKFDSTEGICWDGEKCLYDGGCALKCPTEAIRVVTKRGMEVPSRQKDMGEQSFIMCVRCGACANVCPNDALQLDYVDKEIDGETVMRDRIIFNPSKCDECGECIDACPYDMLHKAYKVNLPIAGFCTLCEQCLAKCTPEALSLK, translated from the coding sequence ATGATAGTATTCAATGAAGATAGCTGTATTAAATGTGGAGCATGTGAAGGAGTCTGTCCTACAGCAGCTATTGAAGTAGGCGATCATATCGTTTACTGTGATACTTGCAGCGAAGAACCAAAATGTGCAGAAGTCTGTACCAAAGGTGCTTTGCAAGTAGACGACATAGCTATTGATGAAGAAGGAAACACTCAAGTAAGATTAATCTTTAACAAAACAAAATGTGACGAATGTGGAGACTGTGTAGACGCATGTCCTTCTAAAACTCTTAAATTAGATCCAGAAGATTCTCAACTCCTTAAAGGATTCTGTGTAATGTGTCAAAAATGTGTGGACATCTGTCCTGTTGACGTTATCGGAGTTCCTGGAATTAAAGAACCTGCTTCTAGAGTAATTGAACCAGAAGGCGCGGTATACATTGATGATTGTAAAGGATGTGGAGTATGTGTTGCTGAATGTCCTGTAGATGCAATCACCTTATCTGCTTACGGAGAACCTATCGAAGTGGATGAAGACAAATGTATCCAATGTGGAGTATGTTCACAATCCTGTCCTTGGAATGCAATTTTCATCGCTGGAAACGCAAAACCTGCAAAACGTAGCAAAGTAATGAAATCCTTTACTTTAGACGCTGATGCATGTATTGGCTGTAATTCCTGTGTTGACGCATGTCCTGGTGACTTCATTAGTCCTAAATCTGACTTGACTGTAGCTCTTCCTGAAGCATGTGCTGCTTGTGGTCTTTGTGTAAATGTATGTCCTGTAGATGCAATTGATTTAGATGTTGAATATGGCGCATCTAAATTCGATTCAACTGAAGGAATCTGTTGGGATGGCGAAAAATGTCTCTATGATGGAGGCTGTGCTTTAAAATGTCCTACTGAAGCTATAAGAGTAGTGACTAAGAGAGGAATGGAAGTACCTTCCCGTCAGAAAGATATGGGCGAACAATCTTTCATCATGTGTGTAAGATGTGGTGCTTGTGCAAATGTTTGTCCTAACGATGCATTACAATTAGACTATGTTGACAAAGAGATTGATGGCGAGACTGTCATGAGAGACAGAATCATATTCAACCCATCCAAATGTGACGAATGTGGAGAATGTATTGACGCATGTCCATATGATATGTTACATAAAGCATACAAAGTTAACTTGCCAATCGCAGGTTTTTGTACCCTTTGTGAACAATGTCTTGCAAAATGTACCCCTGAAGCACTTAGCTTAAAATAG
- a CDS encoding Ni/Fe hydrogenase subunit alpha, with translation MVKLTMEPVTRIEGHAKITVHLDEAGNVEDTRLHVMEFRGFEKFLQGRPAEEVPRIVPRICGICDVQHHLAAAKAVDQIYGFNDDDILPAAYKMRELMNWGSYMHSHALHFYFLAAPDLVVPNGTRKTRNVFQIIQDMPEVALQAIKIRRNGLDIVSATGGRPIHPTSSTPGGISTELDEETQADLLAKAKENVELAQATIELAVPILEEKIDLVKTLGYFGDTRHCGIVTKDGDWDVYNGKVRIKDKDGSIYTEYRNLEYKDIVAEHVKPYSWLKFPYIKELGYPEGIYRVAPLSRINVCDKMPDAAPLAQGALEDFRDRFGYAQYPLLFHWARLIELLASAEMAVDALEQDLSGDKFPDALERTAGEGAGIVEAARGTLIHHYTTDDEGLITQANIIVATIQNNPAMEMGIQQVAKDYIKPGVEVDDKIFNLMEMVIRAHDPCLSCATHTMDSQMRLATVEVYDSEGNLINKI, from the coding sequence ATGGTAAAACTTACTATGGAACCTGTAACTCGTATTGAAGGTCACGCAAAAATTACTGTACACCTTGACGAAGCAGGAAATGTAGAAGACACTAGATTACATGTTATGGAATTTAGAGGATTCGAAAAATTCTTACAAGGACGTCCAGCTGAGGAAGTACCTCGTATTGTACCTAGAATCTGTGGTATTTGTGATGTACAACACCACTTAGCAGCTGCTAAGGCTGTTGACCAAATCTACGGATTTAACGATGATGACATCTTACCTGCTGCTTACAAAATGAGAGAATTAATGAACTGGGGATCTTACATGCACTCTCACGCTCTCCACTTCTACTTCTTAGCAGCACCTGATTTAGTAGTTCCTAACGGAACCAGAAAAACAAGAAACGTTTTCCAAATTATCCAAGATATGCCTGAAGTTGCACTTCAAGCTATTAAAATCAGAAGAAACGGTTTAGACATCGTATCCGCAACCGGTGGTCGTCCAATTCACCCAACTTCCTCTACCCCTGGTGGTATTTCCACCGAATTAGATGAAGAAACTCAAGCTGACTTATTAGCAAAAGCTAAAGAAAACGTAGAATTAGCTCAAGCTACCATTGAATTAGCTGTACCTATCTTAGAGGAAAAAATCGACTTAGTCAAAACCTTAGGTTACTTCGGTGACACCCGTCACTGTGGTATCGTAACTAAAGATGGTGACTGGGACGTATACAACGGTAAAGTAAGAATAAAAGACAAAGACGGTTCTATCTACACTGAATACAGAAACCTCGAATACAAAGATATTGTTGCAGAACATGTAAAACCATACTCCTGGTTAAAATTCCCTTACATTAAAGAATTAGGATACCCAGAAGGTATTTACAGAGTTGCTCCATTATCCCGTATTAACGTTTGTGATAAGATGCCTGATGCAGCTCCTTTAGCACAAGGTGCTTTAGAAGACTTCAGAGACAGATTCGGTTACGCACAATACCCATTATTATTCCACTGGGCAAGATTAATCGAATTATTAGCTTCTGCTGAAATGGCTGTTGACGCATTAGAACAAGACTTATCTGGTGACAAATTCCCTGACGCATTAGAAAGAACTGCTGGTGAAGGTGCAGGTATCGTAGAAGCTGCACGTGGTACTTTAATCCACCACTACACAACTGATGACGAAGGATTAATCACCCAAGCAAACATTATTGTAGCAACTATCCAAAACAACCCTGCTATGGAAATGGGTATTCAACAAGTAGCTAAAGACTACATCAAACCTGGTGTAGAAGTAGATGATAAGATTTTCAACTTAATGGAAATGGTTATCAGAGCTCACGACCCATGTTTATCTTGTGCTACCCACACTATGGACAGTCAAATGAGATTAGCTACTGTAGAAGTATATGACAGTGAAGGAAACTTAATAAACAAAATCTAA
- a CDS encoding NADH-quinone oxidoreductase subunit B family protein produces MADKAKVGTMWLGGCSGCHLSIADFHESLLDVLELAQFEFSPVLCDTKYDEVPELDVLIVEGGIRNEENRELAEMLREKAGLVIAYGTCAAYGGIPGLGNLHTVEELTTEGYINSCSTVNPEGIIPNEDVPTLESRVRPLGEAIQVDLLIPGCPPKSDVVAEAILTLLNGGTIELPTTNLCEVCPREKPPAGLAMDFIKRQFEIGKPEDDLCLIAQGLVCMGPATVSLCGAQCPSIAIPCRGCYGPTAKVNDAGAKMISAIASDYGVNEDKTVDPEQVADQLDDIVGTFYTYTLPAALVPAKMQKGGK; encoded by the coding sequence ATGGCAGATAAAGCTAAAGTAGGAACTATGTGGCTCGGAGGATGTTCCGGTTGTCACTTATCCATTGCGGACTTTCACGAATCTTTATTAGATGTTTTAGAATTAGCACAATTCGAATTCTCACCAGTATTATGTGATACTAAATACGATGAAGTACCTGAATTAGACGTACTCATTGTAGAAGGTGGAATCAGAAACGAAGAAAACAGAGAATTAGCAGAAATGTTAAGAGAAAAAGCTGGCCTCGTTATTGCATATGGTACTTGCGCAGCTTACGGTGGTATTCCTGGTCTCGGTAACTTACACACTGTTGAAGAGTTAACAACCGAAGGTTACATTAACTCCTGCAGTACTGTAAACCCAGAAGGAATCATTCCTAACGAAGATGTACCAACCTTAGAAAGCAGAGTAAGACCTTTAGGCGAAGCTATTCAAGTTGACTTATTAATTCCTGGTTGCCCTCCAAAATCTGACGTAGTAGCAGAAGCTATTCTTACCTTATTAAACGGAGGAACTATTGAATTACCTACCACAAACCTTTGTGAAGTATGTCCTAGAGAAAAACCACCTGCTGGTCTCGCTATGGACTTCATTAAAAGACAATTTGAAATCGGTAAACCTGAAGACGACTTATGTTTAATTGCTCAAGGTTTAGTATGTATGGGACCTGCAACCGTATCCTTATGTGGAGCACAATGCCCAAGTATTGCTATCCCATGTAGAGGTTGCTACGGACCTACTGCAAAAGTAAACGATGCAGGTGCAAAAATGATTTCTGCGATTGCATCTGACTACGGTGTAAACGAAGATAAGACCGTAGACCCTGAACAAGTAGCTGATCAATTAGATGACATTGTAGGTACTTTCTACACTTACACTTTACCAGCTGCTTTAGTCCCTGCTAAAATGCAAAAAGGAGGAAAATAA
- a CDS encoding hydrogenase iron-sulfur subunit yields MSEDVKIVMFCCNWCSYGGADTAGTARMQYPPNIRVIRVMCSGRIDPQFILKAFRDGADGVFVAGCHMGDCHYDAGNYKLDRRMRLVYKLVEDMGIGRERVHHDWISASEGEKFASSVKMMVDRIKDLGPSPLKAQLDAEG; encoded by the coding sequence ATGTCTGAAGATGTAAAAATTGTAATGTTTTGTTGTAACTGGTGTTCCTATGGTGGAGCAGATACTGCAGGTACTGCAAGAATGCAATACCCACCTAACATTCGTGTTATAAGAGTAATGTGTTCTGGAAGAATTGACCCTCAGTTTATTTTAAAAGCATTCAGAGACGGTGCTGACGGTGTATTCGTAGCAGGATGCCACATGGGTGACTGCCACTACGATGCAGGTAACTATAAACTTGACAGAAGAATGAGATTAGTTTATAAATTAGTCGAAGATATGGGAATCGGAAGAGAAAGAGTCCACCACGACTGGATTTCCGCTTCCGAAGGAGAAAAATTCGCTAGTTCTGTTAAAATGATGGTAGACAGAATTAAAGATTTAGGACCTTCCCCATTAAAAGCACAATTAGATGCTGAAGGATAG
- a CDS encoding type II toxin-antitoxin system VapC family toxin: MSKYFLDANFIIAIFREIETNNELAISTCEELLSNHECYISNGVFNEIITILMMRTKDIELTVKAYYFMKDNLTIINEFEISMFNDRVFEMFKRYNSKSFKVGFTDCSIAFLYKYYGLDYIVTFDKNFKVFDDVNLLDL; the protein is encoded by the coding sequence ATGAGTAAATATTTTTTGGATGCCAATTTCATAATTGCAATTTTCCGTGAAATCGAAACAAACAATGAACTGGCAATTTCCACTTGTGAGGAGCTCTTGTCCAACCATGAATGTTATATAAGCAATGGGGTCTTCAATGAAATCATTACAATCCTTATGATGAGGACAAAGGATATTGAATTGACAGTCAAAGCATACTACTTTATGAAGGACAATCTAACTATTATCAATGAGTTCGAGATAAGTATGTTCAATGATAGGGTATTTGAGATGTTTAAAAGATACAATTCAAAATCATTTAAAGTGGGATTTACAGACTGTTCCATTGCTTTTTTATATAAATATTATGGCTTGGATTATATTGTTACCTTTGATAAGAACTTTAAGGTATTTGATGATGTGAATCTATTGGATTTATGA